The Rhizoctonia solani chromosome 1, complete sequence sequence AATGTACTCCGCGACTTGAAGGAAGCATTTTGGACATTCCAACGGGACATTCTACTAACGCATCATTTTCACCGGAAAGCCGAGGCTGGAGGCGAGGTGAAGTTGGTTGGAACTATTTCCTTCGCTCATGATGGCCCATTGCTCGAGGCTCTGAATTTGGCTCTCAATCCGACAGAAGCGCACTACATTGATCGTTCTTTATCTCTCACCGGTTCATCAGTTATCCTCATTACCCCTGGGACAGGGTACTTTCGAGTTCAAAAACAGCTCCTTCGTCTAACAACCTTACGAATGCTTGACCAAGGGTTCGGGTTGGACCTAGTGTGTCTGGCCAAACGACCGCTACATACATCGCCTATATTCAGTTTCCAGGGAATCGAGCCTGCTCCGGTAAACCCGAGTGATGGTATCAGTCGTGCAACAGATCCACTCTGGGGCGGAGGACGTACCGAGTTTGAACAGCCCCCGAGTGATCTCAAGACGTTTTGGTGGGAACCGTTTTGGGTCTCGGCATCATTTTGGGATAAGCAGCGAGACATGCCCTTCAGAGAGGATAGGTGTGTAATTTACCAAATCTAGCGAATTAGAGTTAAAATTGTGCAGGTTTGTCACCCGGGCACGCATGTATGAAGTCCAGATGCTTGGCCTACTTGAGCATGATGTGACCGCTACCATTTCACTCCCTCATGTTGACCTTAATACCATCTCGCCTACGACACCCGATTCGCCCAATCCAAAGGAAGCCAGACGGCTCGCGCGGGAGATGTTTGACAGGAACATTTTTGCGCCGGTCAACAACGAGCCTCATTCACACCACGAAGGCCATCAtcatcaccaccaccaccatcacACGCCAACTCAACCAGGAAGTGGCGAAACAAGTGGTCCTTCGACTGCACATGTCACAGATATGGAATCAAGCCAGAGTAGTCTGAACGATTTACTCGAGGAACATACCAAGCACGAAGCTCAGCCGATGCCCATGCTTCCATTCAAGAACGTGCGAAAGCCAAACCTCAGGCGTGCATCAACAAGTGTGTCGACTAGTCGAATACGTATAGAGGCGGCGCCAAGCTTCAAAGGGCACTCACCCGAGCCGTTGCCTGCGTTGACTTTACCAACTCTGGATACCACAATTGCCGCACCAACTCGATCAAACATCTCACAACGTCGGAGTGTATCTCCTTCACAAGAATCTATTCGGTCTACCTCGACAGTTTCATCCAATCGTCGCAAGGGAACCGGTACTCTCTCCTCGTTAGCGAAGAATTGGTTCTTTACGCCTTTTAGGCCTGCTGCATCCACGGCCGCATCCACAGTCCACATCGAACGCCAAGCTGACGACGTAGCAACTGGGCCCCCCTTACCTCCAGTATCACCCATCGCCCCGCTAGCAAAGACATCTCCAGCTCCTCCGGACCCAATCGCTATAACCAAGCGGAAAGCAGAGCCCAAACGGATTCAGCGACCCGCACCCGAGGACTCGGCCTCTCCGTCTGATGATCCCACTGCAGCACTGCGTCGAACGAGTACGGTAGTAGTAAACACAAACACTACGCCTGCGATCCCCCCTCAACCGGAACGTACGAATCCGTGTCGCCCGGGCTCGGCGCTGCCCGAGAACCAAACCAACTTGGCCAGGAGATGGCAGCATTTATTCCCTCGCCCCACGTACCAGCATCAGATCAAGTGGCGTTCGATATGCACGCCCGCTTGTCTTCCGCTGGGAGTGGATTATCTTCCACCCCAGAGGGAGGTCAACGCGACATGGAGAGACTACGACTATATCGTCATGCTTAACCCTGAAGACATCCGATCTTCGTTCTTGTTAGGAGCTGATGATGTGAATATGGATCAAGACGACCAAGCTTTACTCGTCATGCGTGGAATGGCTGCGTTGAGGTTGCAACAAGGTTTCCAGTTTGTTGTATCCAAACCAAAGAGCGAGACTAATGTGGACGAGAAACCACATGCGCGCCCGCCCAAGACTTCCGGCAAGGGGTTTCCTGTGGTTGCAGGATTGGCATTGGATAGACCGTACCCTGTGGGAGTATCCGAAGTCTTGAAAAGCGCAAAGGATGTAGTTTGTCTGAGCATGAGCGACCAGATCCAGCAGCTTTCTTATGACTCTCTTAGTACGTGTATTTTTTCCTTCCATGGAGACCGAATCtgaatgcgcatacatgcagCTGGTGCAGTTCTTGTCCGCCGATGGATCCGACGTTCATCTCACCCCACAGACGCGTTTCAATACCAATGCCTCGTTTGGCCCAAATTAGGAACAGGCTATACGGAAGTATCCACCTCGTTTAGTTTCCCAGTTCTGGAAGAATACGGATGGAATCGCACTGATACGCTAGTGGCGGGATACGAGCGCGACTTGTCCGATGCACTTCGGTACTGGCGGACCAGATATCTTGTCATCCCGTCCGAAGAAGCACCACCTGCGCCGTTTAGGGGGAGCACAGGGGAAGGCGAAACATTagatgaagaagaaatcAGGTTGCTGGGTGTAACAGAACGGCTAGCCGAGCTATTCGCCCGCGCACGGTGGCTGAGGCCAGACGAAACTGACCTCCCGCCTCCTCGGTTCGTGGAAACTACGCTGGACCCAGCCGTTTGCGTATTGGACGACAGTCTCATGACGCAGATTGAAGAACTCCACGCGCAGGGGCCTCTCAAGAAGAAACGGCTCTCCGAGCGGGTGTTGGAGGATATGAGTCTGGCAAACATTGCGCGCGCGATGAGGGAAGAAGGCGGAGTGCCGATCAAGGTGCACAAGTGGCATGGAATCCAGTACCCAGATAGTTTTACCGGGAGAGAGTTGGTGAATTGGTTGGTGAGAGAATTTAAAGACGTTTCGACGCGGGAACAAGGCGTCGAACACGGAAATCGACTGTTAAGCGCTGGGTTGTTTGAGCACTGTCGTGGTACTCATGGGTTACTCGATGGGTGAGTCTGCTGGATTTACTTCGAGACATCGTACTTATATTGAAAAAAAGACACTATTACTACCGCCTCGCGGGCGAATTTGCGGCTCCAGCGACCAATAAACCTCGTCAATGGTTCCGAAGCGCTGCGACACTCAACAGTCGCCCGTCCGTGGAAGATGTCAAGACGGCACCACCGGCAGCAGGGCTAG is a genomic window containing:
- a CDS encoding vacuolar membrane-associated protein IML1 — translated: MNNSSPSPSVRVAHGRKRSSTISSMLPPPPQLNIGQTKWITLWAADTHVAGSRVSIADIIINRESWPGLAPGDVIRVSNGKAQDSEGVLFIVPPDDATRPPPNQACFATFFGFKNHSEILLTKIDRTTAIVDYVEIEFRDQYLGRCDMWRLSNSLKNSTIYIKGKRVSSGIVDASTKAIFRSLSAKTTIFVQVCKELWEFADDGERFTEKIIHSFFPELIHRWKEHQTNHVITIVLISRVFYDTTELEYAAGPLRQTDDCQWYKDFFKVVVDLEVVSNWTNVLRDLKEAFWTFQRDILLTHHFHRKAEAGGEVKLVGTISFAHDGPLLEALNLALNPTEAHYIDRSLSLTGSSVILITPGTGYFRVQKQLLRLTTLRMLDQGFGLDLVCLAKRPLHTSPIFSFQGIEPAPVNPSDGISRATDPLWGGGRTEFEQPPSDLKTFWWEPFWVSASFWDKQRDMPFREDRFVTRARMYEVQMLGLLEHDVTATISLPHVDLNTISPTTPDSPNPKEARRLAREMFDRNIFAPVNNEPHSHHEGHHHHHHHHHTPTQPGSGETSGPSTAHVTDMESSQSSLNDLLEEHTKHEAQPMPMLPFKNVRKPNLRRASTSVSTSRIRIEAAPSFKGHSPEPLPALTLPTLDTTIAAPTRSNISQRRSVSPSQESIRSTSTVSSNRRKGTGTLSSLAKNWFFTPFRPAASTAASTVHIERQADDVATGPPLPPVSPIAPLAKTSPAPPDPIAITKRKAEPKRIQRPAPEDSASPSDDPTAALRRTSTVVVNTNTTPAIPPQPERTNPCRPGSALPENQTNLARRWQHLFPRPTYQHQIKWRSICTPACLPLGVDYLPPQREVNATWRDYDYIVMLNPEDIRSSFLLGADDVNMDQDDQALLVMRGMAALRLQQGFQFVVSKPKSETNVDEKPHARPPKTSGKGFPVVAGLALDRPYPVGVSEVLKSAKDVVCLSMSDQIQQLSYDSLTGAVLVRRWIRRSSHPTDAFQYQCLVWPKLGTGYTEVSTSFSFPVLEEYGWNRTDTLVAGYERDLSDALRYWRTRYLVIPSEEAPPAPFRGSTGEGETLDEEEIRLLGVTERLAELFARARWLRPDETDLPPPRFVETTLDPAVCVLDDSLMTQIEELHAQGPLKKKRLSERVLEDMSLANIARAMREEGGVPIKVHKWHGIQYPDSFTGRELVNWLVREFKDVSTREQGVEHGNRLLSAGLFEHCRGTHGLLDGHYYYRLAGEFAAPATNKPRQWFRSAATLNSRPSVEDVKTAPPAAGLAPGSVGRGMFAVRRPRRRLVLSQTMTIDVDPMKRSDQAERVILHHDVIHNPMTAFHFELNWLGTTARFIDDMIISWNHALKRYGLKIVEAYVDQIIDINHTNVFQSCFPVPLALAPPCIPDLAKRVPEGTQVEQYFECAILKHFGYILDISAGSNYPDSVDVFYSYRRSHFTYSQYVHKSGLAFCQVVGGTEGFRWLTNRLLAPGNYAMGAQGKSRHHTRADDIRRQLAAFCEDETQLRDFYDDVVGKLPPAPLPAPAIVVPPASAQPSPSIQGLFD